Part of the Arvicanthis niloticus isolate mArvNil1 chromosome 3, mArvNil1.pat.X, whole genome shotgun sequence genome is shown below.
CCCTGCTCTGCAGTGGACAGCATTCCCTCTTATTCCCCTGCTGGACTTGGTATTTTGCCATTCCCCTACCTGATTGCCTGGAACTGACCCCTAGCCCTGGCTAAGAGTCCCTCATTCCCTTCACAGTTGAAGGATAAAGCCAAGCTAACCCTGGGTGTGGGAACCCTTCCACTCTCTGCCAACTTCAACTTCATCCCACCCGGGAGAATGTGCAGGGCAGTTGGCTGGGGCAGAACCAATGTGAATGAACCAGCctcagacacactgcaggaagtAAAGATGAGACTCCTGGAGCCAAAATCCTGCAAACACTTCACCAGTTTTCAACACAATTCCCAGCTGTGTGTCGGCAACCCCAAGAAGATACAAAATGTATACAAGGTGATCCTCTTACCAGGGTTTTCTAAAAGCCCTCCTGGGAACCAGAGTTCTAGAAGTGGATGGGGCTAATCACAGCGTTTAGGAATCACTAAGTGAGGAAACAAAGTATCCATCTTCCCAGGTCTATTTTGGGTTATTCAGTCTGCTGTTCATCAAACATGGGGTGTGATATGAGGAGGATAGGTTTGGTTGCCCCCCAAATTAATGATGTGGCATCAGGCTCCAGACCTAACTGCAAGCTGAAATGGGTGGGTAGAGGTAGAGGCTCCTCCTATCCATTCATGTGTTTCCTCTCTGCCCCGCCCCTAACAGGGAGACTCTGGAGGAcctctcctgtgtgctgggatagCCCAAGGCATTGCATCCTATGTACATAGGAATGCAAAGCCCCCTGCTGTCTTCACCAGAATCTCCCATTACAGGCCCTGGATCAATAAAATCTTGAGGGAGAATTAACTCTGGAGCTCAGGGCCAGCCAGTGAGGAAATCTGGAACTGGAACAGTGCAGGTTTTCTGTGCCATGTCATCTGGCCTGTCTGTAGTTCCTGCTGAAGCCTTGCCAGATTCCTGAGCTTCCAGAAAGTTCTTACAAGTCATAGTATGTTTCTAAAAGTCACCATCTTCATAACCCTCAATAAAGATCCAGATTCTAGACTGCAATGTGTGTCTCCTCTCTcacctgctttcttctccctgtgTATAACAGCCTGATTCACACTGTAAATAACTTAAGATTTGGAAGAGAGCATGAAGGGCTTGAGGGTGGTATGAAGgaacaggcagacacagagatacttaagaaacaggcagagagatggaaataacaaaggaaaacagTGTATTTCTGGGTAGGCAAGGTCTGCATGCCCAACTTAAACAAGAAATTATACCCAtcctttctttaatatttatctttctccctctttctatctctttctcacCTGTCCCACAGTGAgtgagatgtgtgtgtttgtatgtgtgtgtaaaatgtgtatgttttgtatgcacatgtgtgtataggtatgcATGCCCATGCATGCACAAGTAAACCTGAAGAGATTATCAAATATTGTATTCTTTTATTCTATCACTCTCTGCCAGAATCCTTTGACACAGGGACCTCAATGAACCTGAAGCCACACTGGTGAACAGAAAGCCCCAAAGTTCCTTCTGTCTCATAGTCCTGAGATTATAGGCACACTTAGCCAAACCCAATTTTCTATAAGGGTGTtggggagtcaaactcaggtctcttagccactgagccatctcccattcCCTAACTTAACTACTAACCCTATGCCAACTCTAATTTATATTCAATAATTCAGAATCCCTGGGAACATTTTATATTGCAAACAGGATGTGGGATCTTTAACGTATTTCTGGCCTTTCTCCAGTAGATGTCAGTAGCAACACCCTCTACACACCCAGACAAAATCTCTCCAGCTATTCATCAATGTCCCTGAGGACAAAGATGCAGAATCAGCTTCAGCTGAGATTTACACAGGTGGTACAGGTAGGACAGCTAGGGTCAAACGATCTTGCCAGAGCTCATCTGGACAAGAGCTCTCCCATCTGTAAAGCTCtaaggggaggcagagggaattgCCTCTCAGTCGCTGCCACAGAACCGATGGCCAGgaacaataagaagaaaacaatcacaaagCCAGCTTAagcaacatacatacatacatacatacatccacaaATTGCTCTGTGCAGACCACCAGGAAGCCCCAGGCCTATGGCTGCTCAGTACAAACATTCGCCCACAAAAGGAATGGTTGACAGAAAGCATACAGCAGGATAAGGACACCATCTGCCCATAAAAGGAGTGGCTGGAGGAGAGCTTGTGGTAGCATGGGGACACCaaccagagactgaggcaggcaacACCCATGGCTTCTGAGGGTGTGGTGAATCCCTGTGACCAAGTTATTCCCAGGAATTCCTTAAGAAGTGAAAGGGACATGTGTGTTGACTGGTATATACAAACTTGCATCTCaacattcttaattttaaaacacacaggAATCCCATGGCACATTTATAAGACTAAATGTTTTCATAATTAAGAATTTGTTCTTAAACACATTTAATAATATAGGAAAATGTAGggtttggctggggcagacacctagctgatctgctcccatgaagacaccatatcctgagacatcctagaggagccactgcactcataGCAGTGGGTAAGAGCCCCCTCCCACTACCCTAGACTCCAGAGCTACTGAGAGCCAGGGCACTCaagacccaccaggcacccaaaccctacccctccagaataccacttcccttccacccctcccttggtccttttggctagggcagacacctagctggtctgctcccatgaagacaccatatcctgagacatcctagaggagccactgcatcCAGAACAGtgggagctcaggatcacaggatcacagagacatttggaccctgaggagttctgacacaagcaagataactggaaagacaggctccagtcagagatagtgagtgcaggtagcactagagctaaccagatggcgaaaggcaagcacaagaaaataaacaacagaaaccaaagttacttggcatcatcagaacccagttct
Proteins encoded:
- the LOC117706333 gene encoding chymase; its protein translation is MHLLALHLLLLLLGSNTKAGEIIGGTECIPHSRPYMAYLEIVTPENYLTTCSGFLIRRNFVLTAAHCAGRSITVLLGAHNKTSKEDTWQRLEVEKQFLHPKYDDYLILHDIMLLKLKDKAKLTLGVGTLPLSANFNFIPPGRMCRAVGWGRTNVNEPASDTLQEVKMRLLEPKSCKHFTSFQHNSQLCVGNPKKIQNVYKGDSGGPLLCAGIAQGIASYVHRNAKPPAVFTRISHYRPWINKILREN